The segment ctataaactaggtaaccgagccacaagagtttcatggagatgaaactcctctctcatctcatgaaactccttcatttaatgaccctgccaagtcaacaATTTTGCTTATATAGCactatatttaatgtgcatgacacttttataaaacatgcattgacACTGACCTTAGTCGACTTTAGATGGCGTTACGAGCCTACGACCTCCGGAGGTCCCGCATTGACTGTCGTTGGGCATAGGATTTGAATGTCTACATTAACGGTATTTGCCATGCATCTGGACCCGTATGTCCACATAAATGGAATCTGTTCTATAGCAGATGAGAAGTTAAAACGACACAAAAAaagggatagagggagtatcaTCCCATGCAACCATAGCCTACAATCGAAAGTAGCACAAACCAACAGGTTGATGAATCCACCGCCAAAGGCGGTGAATCAAAGTATTGATCGGCTCAAAACTGAGTTTCTTGAAGCGATGAGTATTATCATAATCGAATTCGAATAAGATTAATTTTAGCATTTGCAAATTGCAAATGACTAAGATGAGGATGGTGTTTCAAATAGATACCCATGGTTCTTTCTTCTCTGAGAGCGTATTCTATGAAAACCAACTAGCTATGCAAACTCTAATTAAGCGCATATAATTCTAATCTGATGGCTTCGTGAAGATAGGACAATTAACCACTTAAACTCTCCCACCAATccaatctttttttttcaacacACCCAGGCAACGATGGCTCCGTTCATCTACTGTACGGCGCCGCTGCCCTCACGCTCCAGTAGCAAGTTTCGTCAATCACAGCGGGCACAGTGCCATGCACATCTCGGGATGCAAGCGGGCCTGTCTGCAGACGGCCTGCACGACGCCGTGTCACCTGCCTCAAAAATCTGCTTGCTCTGCAGGACCCGCCAGCTCCTGCTTTGCTAATCGCCAGATCCTGTTAAGCTTTGCAGTAATAAACAAGGAGACCTGCAGGAGCCCGCATGCCAGCCCGCAACGCGAGTATACACAAGCATTCCTAGACTATTTCTCCAAGCAACCTAGCTAGCGCATCTTTAGAATGCGGTTGGGGCAGGAAGAATCCAACATCGGCAAGGGGGCAGACATGGTTTTCAAAGAAGAGATCGGAATGATTAGTAGATTGGAAGAAAAAAACGGAGAAGAGAGGAAGAGACAGATGGATGGTTGTCACCGGAGGAATGCCAGGGTCGCTGTCCTCGCTCTGAAGACCGGTGCTTCCCTAGTGCTAGTACGCCATGGCGGCAGATACGGCACTCGAGCTACTTAAGCGGATGCGGCGCTAGCACCACGGAGTCCCCGCTCGTGCGGTGGATGCGGTGCCAGTGCTTCGCACACGTACGTAGGTTCTGCAGGTCAAAGCAGGCCGATGCAGGAGCCTTgttctaaggtcttgtttagttcccaaaaaattttgcaaaatttttcagatttcccgtcacatcgaatctttagacgcatgcatggagtattaaatatagacgaaaataaaaactaattgtatagtttggtcgaaattgatgagatgaatcttttaagcctagttagtccatgattggacaatatttgtcacaaacaaacgaaagtgctacagtttctgttttgtaaaattttttggaactaaacaaggcctaacccaTTAGGCATTGCAGGCTTCACTGCTTAAGCCCGCATCAACTCAAGCAGGCGCCCGCAGTGTCCACAAGATCAGTTTTTGCAGGCGGGCCAGGCAGGCGGGCAGGTCGGCCTGCACCTGCTTGCATCCCGATGCACATCAGTCCCATGGAGACCACGACTTGAGGAGTTGTGACCGGAAAAAAAGaaagtcaccaaatgtgatggaAACCAGATGTGCTTGTGACCGGATGCCGCTGTGTAGTTGCCGTGCTAGGTCATGACCGTTGTCCGCTTGCTATGGCTGTCCGCTAGCTGTTGTGCGATGCTGCTGCATGCCTATGTGTTGAAGGTCACGACTGCATATATATGTTTGCTTGTGTTGGCAAATTAGAACtagttgatacatgggactgaTGTGCATGGCACTGTGCCGGCTGTGATTGACGAAACTTGCTGCTGGGGCGTGAGGGTGGCGGCGCCGTATAGGAGGTGAACAGAGTGATCGCTGCCTGGGTGAGTTAAAAAAAGATTGAATTGGTGGGAGGGTTTAAGGGGTTAATTGTCCCACCTCCACCAGAAGCTATCGGATTAGAATCGTGTGTGCTTAATTAGAATCTGTATAATTTACATAACTAGTTGGTTTTCATAACATACGCTCCCTCCTTCTCTAGTCTAACTtataatgaactaaatagactAGAGAAAAACAGCAAATACCCAGTTGAAGCACCATCGCCCATCCTTACAAATGACCTTGAAATCCAATGTTCCATACTTCCATTCCATACAAAGCCTTAACCTAGCAAGATCAATTCTTTGAGTTTGTTTCCTTTTTGTTGAGGGATGTGCAACATTTGAGGCCCAGCAGCGAAGGCCCGAATTCCGCGAGGCATCAGCAGTACCAATCGTGGCCCGTTGGCGTGATCCACCCACCTCCCTCCCTCGTCGTCGCAAAAGCAGTGGCAGTGGCACGCGATTCCTTCTCGGCTGCTTCTGCTTGCTCCCCCAACACGTCATTCCCCCTCCGTCCGCCGCGGCTCCCACCACCTCCACTCCACCGCGCCCCGCTCCCGCTCCCGGACGGATCTCGAGCCTCCCGGGGACTGAGCGCCAGCCGCGACCGCGATGGCCGACGCGTACTGGAGGTACGCTGCCGCCGACCcgcgccagcagcagcagcagcagccgcagccgccCTCCGCCGGCGGGGGCATCGGGCACCCCGGCATGGGCGGCGGCGCACCGCAGATGGCCCCCGCCgtggggcagcagcagcagcagcagcccatGAAGCGACCCCGCCCCGCCGACTTCTCAGGTCCGTCCGCCCGCCCTCGATTCGATCTGATGATGATCCGCGCGCTGCTGGCCTGCCTCCCCTCCCCGCTCGATCTGCCCGTTCCCGCCGAGCGCTTAGGGTTTTAGCGGCTCGCAAGCCGCGCCCGCGCCTCACCGAGTCACGGCAATGGCGCCGGTTCCGTTTAATTGTTTGTCCCCGCCCCCCCGCCCTGTACTACTACTGGAGACCTTGATGCGGTCTCGTTGTTTTCGCTCCCCCTGCACCTGCCTCTGTCAACGATGCGTCGAGGTGATGCCGTCTGTGTTGACTCTCTGCCGGAAGTAGGGGCTAGGGAAACGTCAGCCTTGTCTTGAAATTCGTTGCCACGGAGCTGCGGGAGCGGATCCAAAATGGTTACTTGCAGGATCTGTCGCGATCGCTTCCTGGGGTTTTGTCAGATTTAGGATGCACCTAAAACCCACTCGTAGATTTAGGATGCACCTAAACCCACTCGCAGATTCACATGTGCAGTTTGCAAGTTTCGTGAGCAAACTATGTGGACACTTACAGCTTGTTTGGTTTGCACACCAAACCATTCCATGCCCATAtatatgtgctgttgtttgctttATGGTGCGGAATCATTTGTCCTTTGAGGAGTTGTTCCACGTAGAGACTCCCCTTGGCTATTCCCAAGGAAGAGACACATTCCTCAAAAAAAGTCAGATGAGTCCATGCCTCACTGACCCACAAGTGGTTGGGGATGGGTATCCAAACCAAACAGGCTGTTAGATTAGATTGTAAATTTATGCTTAAGTAGGTCAAATCATACTCCAACATGAAGGCATGTACAGACCAAAACAGCAGTACCGTGGGACAAAAATTCTTTCTGTCACACTGGCTTTACTACCTCTGGAGTCTGGAGCTAATGTAGTCTCCTAAGACTCTGACTCACCTTGTAACTGAGAAAAAGCATGAGCTAATGTCTGAGACTGTGAGACAACTTGTAATCGAGGAAAGTGATTGCAACATGAACAACTCTAGACCGTACTACCGTTAACAACTTAGCTGTATATAGGCGTTCCACAAAATCTGGACAGCATTTTGGCTTGAACTCTATATttactgctatgttttctttttttccgtTGCATAGATGTACCCGGTGCACCTGACATGACTGGCTATTATCCACGTGATGAAGAAAGGGCAGGATATCGTCCTGCTAGAGATACTGAGGCTCTTAACGCGTCCTACGAACGTTTTCTGCGTACTGGGGTATCAACTGTTGGATTGTTGCATAATTGTCTTTCAAACATAGTCTGCTAATACTTATGTTGAACTTCAGCAAATTCAATCCTTTGGTGGTGGACCTGCTGGAGAACCTATTAGGCCTGCTGTTGGTGGCAATGCTGGCTACCCAGTTGATGACCGTTCGATGATGGCTGCTAGGGGTATGGATAGCAGAAATATTGGTTTCGGTGGTGGAATGCCAGAGCCACCCCTTCCACCTGATGCCTCAAACACCTTATATATTGAAGGCATTCCAACTGGCTGTACACGTCGAGAAGTTTCACGTATCCTtagatatatatatcttttccgTCACTCTCTTTTTCTAAACATCTATTTGCATAAACTGCGATCAAGCATAGCTAGTCCTTCACTCCCCCCCCAGACATCTTCCGACCATTTGTTGGCTTTCGTGAGGTTAGGCTTGTAAACAAAGAACCGAAACATGTAAGCGAACTACTTTTTTTTTGTAGcctttgtctttttattttattttattgtcATTCATTCTTCTGACTACTTCGCTATTGGCAGCCTGGTGGTGACCCTATTGTCCTGTGTTTTGTTGATTTCGCGGAACCTACACAATCTGCTATTGCCATGGAGGCTTTGCAAGGTGAAACTGATGAACTTGACATGCATAGATCTTTCTGAACTATGTTAAGTTGACATTAAGCCATTGattaaatttatttactaaaGTTTGGTTGCATTAAGTCATACTCCAATTGCCCTTTTTCTTCTATGTTGAAACCATGAATACAATGTTCAGGTATTGGTCTAATCAGGATCCTTTTTCCATGAATGCGTCAAGTTTTGTCATGCATAATTTCAAGCTGAAACCTACCTTCTCTGTCTTCCTAGAAAGCATGTAGTGAACCTTGAAAACCTTGAACACCACTGTACATACAAATATTTATAGTTTTTACATGGAAATGATACTATTACTACATTCATCAACTCATTTTTTCATGGGATTAAATTTGATTATTTTTCCTACTGTATGATGTGAAAAACTACTGCTCAAAGGTGTGTATCGCCAATTGTCAATGTCTTAATGATTGTCCAAATGACAAGTAACATAGAATGGAGGCAATAgctatttctttcttgatttgtttgttctaTCTGTATTTTCTATCCCGAGTGCTACTTTTTTCCTTCAGGATCCACATCCACATAGACATATGTTGGGGTGGTAGTTGTGCCTTAGGCCAAGAGCTTCTTATTGGGACACAGTAATTTCAAGTAATTATCCTTTATTTTGCTATAGAAGTCATAGCCAACCAAAGCTATCTGAAAGCAAGATATGTAAATCTTGTCAGTGTAGTACTACTCTAAAGTTCAGGAAAAATTCTGCCACATGATCACTCTATCGGTTATTGATGCTTTTGCCATCTGATAAGAGTGATGTTCATTTGATAAAGCTTATTGTGCTGACCAGGGACTTGACATTTTTCTACAAGACTTTACAAGACAACAGCAGAAATAATGGGGACACCCTTTGGCGTCACTGACACTTCACTGGCACCATTGCTAGTTAAGTAGTTAGGGCAGACCCAACCATGAAACTATGGGATAGTTTCCATACCTACCAAATAATATAGACACTACCCATAGAAACTGTActcccaatggatagtttctacaaATAACATTTTAATCCAATCATCTATCTTATCTCTCCTATCATCTACCTATCACAGTTCTTCCTATCTTGGTTCCTGTGTAGACATGATTTCCTTATCTATCCTCCTTAACTGCAATGTCACATCAGCGTTTTGCCTACTTAGCACCTTAATCAATGCCATGTAAACCATCCATTGAGACTGCCCATATCTGTCCTTTGTCTGACCACCAGATTTTAGTATCTGGTATATTACCGtgagggtgggggtgggggcagtccattttgtgttgtttgctAAGAGAGGTGTTTGATTGGAGCCACTTAGGCCATGTAAAAGGGACCAATGCCCAGATTTCTCCTATCATTCATTTGCATCCTTTGTAGCAAGATTGTTAATGCGGAGTTTGCCGTGCTGTTTTCCAAAAATATGTTGAATAGAGTGTTGTTCCTATCTGGTGTGTGCTGTTTGTTAATTCACTTTGCATCCATAGTCGTCTATAGGCGCAATATCGACACGATGCTAATCACAAGGCTCCATGGTTGATTTTGCAGGCTATAAGTTTGATGAGCATGATCGCAATTCACCCAATTTGCGGCTGCAATTTGCTCGATTTACGGGTCCAAGGGGGAATTCAGGACCTGGTGGCGGTCGTGGTAGGCGATAAGTTCTTGGCGTTCCTTTTGCCAGGTGATTCACGGATTTTCTCATTCAACATATTCTCTCAAAGGACTGAAGTCAGTTTTCATGTGGTGATAACATTAATCAATTGCTTGTAACTGTTTTGTAGGCCTGTTCACAGCGAACACCCATGTGGGATCTTGTTAGTTTGATCACCGTTCCAGAGATATTACTCTATACTTCCATAGGAATAGGATTGGTAGCTTGGACCTTGCGGTTCCAGCTTTGAGACCCTGGTCTCGCCAGATGTTTTCTAGGCAGAATGCACTAGCTGAACATATTAGGTCCAAACATTTGTACCATCCCGCAGGCGTAATGCCTAATATTGCTGAAGTTGTTTGTAATATGCTGATTTCTATCTTGAGGCAGTTTGGCTGTTTAATCCGTGGACTTGATGAATATGATTGAATTGGCTGCTGTTACATTTGAGAGGTTATCGCTGAAGTTGTTTGGTATTGTATGCATCTCGTGTGCGTATTTATACACGCCCAAGCGTTTATTTTCACTCGCACAGCAGTCTCAGAGCTGCTGTATATGTGCTAGTAAGTTGCAAGCTAGTTTATATTTTGGGATGGCAGTCTAAGAGTTATTTGCCCCATTTGCTTCCTGAAAGTAGTTTTGGTTGCATTAAGTCACATTCCAATTTCCGTTTTCCTTCTATGTTGAGACCATAGCTGCAGTGTTCAGGTATTGGTCTTAAATTTTCCATGGATGTCTACACCACCAGGTCAATTTTGTGCCCACCCCTACTCAATACACACAATGCGGAGTTTTTACACCACCAAGTCATTATCACACATTTTCTTTTCCAGATATGTAAGCTGCAGAATTTCTATTATCATGATATGCGTTGTGTGCTGTTGGGTAAAATAGCCCATCTTTTCCCATCGCAAGATATAATAGACCAGTGGCTTGCGTATATTATGCTGTAGTGGGGGAAAGGGGCCCATCCAGCACAAAATGCCTTTGCCGGAGCAGACACCTATGACCTACCACAGCTGCCACTGGCACCGGCAGCCATCTCTCCCTCCCAAGTATCAAACCCAAGCATGGCGTCGTCCATCCACCAACTAGAGGAGCACGGCGACGAGGAGGGAGAGGACGACGACCGCCATGGCAGCCAGATCACCTCTCCGCTGCGTATTCTCacttctttgtttccttgcagtGGCAAAGTGGGGACAGCTACTGCTCCGTTCGCTTCATTTCCGTCTTGTGTCCTTGTCATGCAGTGCAACCGTCGCCGCGTCGCCGGCATGGCTCACCGGAGGAAGAGGAGCGTGAGGCgggggacgacgacgacgacgacgactcctCGCCGATCGAGCAGGTGGCGCTGACGGTGCCGGTTGGGGACGACCCGGCGACGCCGGTGCTGACGTTCCGGATGTGGATGCTGGGCACAGCGTCCTGCGCCGGACTTTCCTTCCTCAACGCTTTCTTCGGGTATCGCAAGGAGCCGCTCACCATCACCGCCGTCTCGGCGCAGATCGCCGTGCTTCCGTTGGGCCGCCTCATGGCGGCAGCACTGCCGGAGGGCGCCTTCTTCCGGGGCCGGCCGTGGGCGTTCACCCTCAATCCGGGGCCATTCAACATGAAGGAGCATGTCCTGATCACCATCTTCGCCAACGCCGGCGCTGGCGCAGTGTTCGGCATGAATCTCGTGACCTCTGTACGCGTCTTCTACGGCCAGCACATGTCCTTCTTCGTCgccctcctcctcatcctcacCAGCCAGGTAAGCGAAGTAAACGTGATTTACTCCAAACAAGCTGGAGCTTGCATGAACTGGGTTTGTGTACCTCATCGTGCATTAGGTGCTGGGGTTTGGTTGGGCGGGAATATTCCGGCGGTATCTGGTGGAGCCGGCGGCGATGTGGTGGCCCTCCAACCTCGTGCAGGTCTCCCTCTTCAGGTATATAGCACAAATCTGCAAAAGTAAGACGCCTTTGATTAGTTATTACACACTGTATAATCATCTAAAAGCCTCTCAAGCAGTAATCatctcaaaagaaaagaaaagaaaagaaaagaaaaaaaagaaaagaaaaggaaaatctACACTGGACATAGTAGTATCCACGATCAATGTTATGGTAAGTTAAGAGTAGTCTTAAACAAGTAAAAAGTAAAGCGGAAGTGTGGGACATTGGCTCGACCATTTTTTAGCAAGAGATTTCCAAAGCATCAAACGTTGTGGTGCATTATAATTTAATATTAGTACTATATTGCATGGATATAGTTGCTGATATCATATCATGGTGCACCAACCACTATATTAGTATCTTATCATTATGCTGAATCATTTCAATAATCAATAGAAAGCGGCTGGCCAGTGCAAGTCGCAAACAgccaagtatgcatctcaatagACAATAGCAAGGTTTGTTTAGGGTATAATTAAAGATTGCGGACACATGATTTGTGCTTGCTTTGATGCGTAGTAAGTATATATCAATACTGACAAGACATTGTCTTGTAAAGAACTTCAGCACTGAAATATAACGTGAACAGAAAGTGCGTACCAATTCAAAGCTTCAAAGGCACAACGACTAATTCATCGTCAGATGCAGTCTCTGCAAGCAACAATGGATGATTGATAACAATTAAATTACAAGCTGCAAAAACCAACACCTGAAAGCTCGTGACAATGGCAATATCCTGACTGCCGAGTCCTGAGTACTgctagtcaatacacatatacccaagaagaagaaaactGGAAAAATACTCAATCCCTTACCACTTCCATGGTTCTCTCTTAGCATCAAAACAAGGACAAGGGGACAATATATAGTCGTGGACTAAGATAAGTACACAGTGTGCAGGTGTAGCCATTTATTTCAGGGATAAAGTACTGAATTCCTGAACCAGAAACTATGCCCATCAAAACAGCAATCATATCCTATCTTATATGCATTTAAGATAACCAGTGTACAGCCTCAGAAGATGTAATAATTTGTCAACAAAAAAAGAGAAATCATGCAAGCAATCTATCTTCATAAGTCAACACTATGTGAAAACACACGTCATACGACTATAAAGCTAGTGCAGCCATGCCAATTCACACATTCATCTAGAGGGCACTTCATGAGAAGTTGAAATAACAGATTTATAAGTTGAAATA is part of the Sorghum bicolor cultivar BTx623 chromosome 10, Sorghum_bicolor_NCBIv3, whole genome shotgun sequence genome and harbors:
- the LOC8069038 gene encoding nuclear speckle RNA-binding protein A, translating into MADAYWRYAAADPRQQQQQQPQPPSAGGGIGHPGMGGGAPQMAPAVGQQQQQQPMKRPRPADFSDVPGAPDMTGYYPRDEERAGYRPARDTEALNASYERFLRTGQIQSFGGGPAGEPIRPAVGGNAGYPVDDRSMMAARGMDSRNIGFGGGMPEPPLPPDASNTLYIEGIPTGCTRREVSHIFRPFVGFREVRLVNKEPKHPGGDPIVLCFVDFAEPTQSAIAMEALQGYKFDEHDRNSPNLRLQFARFTGPRGNSGPGGGRGRR